The following proteins come from a genomic window of Miscanthus floridulus cultivar M001 chromosome 2, ASM1932011v1, whole genome shotgun sequence:
- the LOC136520571 gene encoding serine/threonine-protein kinase 54-like, producing the protein MASSTSEMPQAKEKLKRSGSLGSNDTYVRADKIDLTSLDIQLEKQLTKTWGKANLKSQGPKEEWEIDLAKLEIRHVIAQGTYGTVYRGTYDGQDVAVKLLDWGEDGFATEAETAALRTSFKTEVAVWHKLSHPNVTKFVGASMGTTDLKIPANNSNGGARTNLPARACCVVVEYLAGGTLKQYLIKNSRRKLAYKVVVQLALDLARGLSYLHSRKIVHRDVKSENMLLTPQRNLKIADFGVARVEAQNPKDMTGATGTLGYMAPEVLDGKPYNRKCDVYSFGICLWEIYCCDMPYPDLSFADVSSAVVHQNLRPDIPRCCPSAFANVMRKCWDANPDKRPDMDEVVQLLEALDTSKGGGMIPDGQSSGCLCFTKARGP; encoded by the exons ATGGCGTCGAGCACCAGCGAGATGCCCCAGGCGAAGGAGAAGCTGAAGAGGTCCGGCAGCTTGGGAAGCAACGATACGTATGTGCGTGCCGACAAGATTGATCTTACGAGCCTCGACATCCAGCTGGAGAAGCAGCTCACCAAGACCTGGGGCAAAGCCAATCTCAAATCCCAGGGGCCAAAGGAGGAGTGGGAGATCGACCTTGCGAAGCTGGAGATCCGCCACGTGATTGCTCAGGGGACGTATGGCACAGTTTACCGGGGCACCTATGATGGACAGGACGTTGCAG TGAAGCTTTTGGATTGGGGAGAAGATGGTTTTGCCACAGAAGCTGAAACTGCTGCTTTACGAACATCATTCAAGACGGAGGTTGCTGTTTGGCATAAGCTCAGCCACCCTAATGTTACAAAG TTTGTGGGTGCATCTATGGGGACCACAGACCTTAAGATTCCAGCAAATAATTCCAATGGTGGTGCACGTACAAATCTTCCTGCAAGAGCATGTTGTGTCGTGGTAGAGTATCTCGCTGGAGGAACTTtgaagcaatatttgataaagaACAGTCGACGGAAGCTTGCTTACAAAGTTGTGGTTCAGCTTGCATTGGATTTGGCTAGAGG ATTGAGCTATCTGCACTCCAGGAAGATTGTACATCGGGATGTGAAAAGCGAAAACATGCTACTTACTCCACAGAGAAACCTTAAGATTGCTGATTTCGGTGTTGCTCGTGTTGAGGCTCagaatccaaaggacatgactggtGCAACAGGCACACTTGGTTATATGGCTCCAGAG GTTCTTGATGGTAAGCCATACAACAGGAAGTGTGATGTTTACAGTTTTGGCATTTGTTTATGGGAAATCTATTGTTGTGACATGCCTTACCCAGACCTAAGTTTTGCTGATGTCTCATCTGCCGTTGTTCACCAG AATTTGCGCCCAGACATTCCTCGCTGCTGCCCAAGCGCATTTGCGAATGTTATGCGGAAATGCTGGGATGCAAACCCAGATAAACGCCCTGATATGGATGAAGTGGTGCAGCTTTTAGAGGCTCTGGACACGAGCAAAGGCGGTGGCATGATACCAGATGGCCAATCATCAGGATGCTTATGCTTCACAAAGGCTCGTGGTCCATAG